The following is a genomic window from Verrucosispora sp. WMMD573.
AAGCGGGCCGGGCACGGCATCGACGACCCGTCCTTCCTGCAACCGACCCGGCCGATGTCGGCCATCGGAGGCTGACCATGGCCAGCGTCACCGTCCGTTACTTCGCCGGCGCTCGCGCTGCGGCCGGCCGCGCCGAGGAGACCACCGCCGCGGGCCGGTCGCTCGACGAGTTGGTGGCCGAACTGGCCGAGCGGCACGGCGGACGCCTGGTGTCGGTACTGGCGGTGTCGAGTTTTCTGATCGACGGCGTGACCTGTCATGATCGGCGGAAGCCGCTGCCGGCCGGGGCGACGATCGACGTCCTGCCTCCTTTCGCCGGCGGCTGAGGGGGAGCCAACGTGTTCGCGGTACTCGGCTTCGTCACCACGCTGGCCGTGATCACCGGGTTGATCCATCTCTACCTGTGGAAACGCCTGGTGAAGGACACCACCACCGCCGGGCGCTGGCGGCGGGCCGGCACGGTCACCGCGGTGGTGCTGGCCCTGCTGGTGCCGGCGACGATGGTCGGCACCCGGGCCGGCATGTACTGGCTCGCCTGGCCGGGCTACCTCTGGCTCGCGCTGATGTTCTACCTGCTGGTGCTGCTCGTCGTGCTGGAAGTCCCGATGCTGGCGACGCGGCTGGTGCTGCGCCGCAGGTCGGCCCTGGTCACCCCGGAGCCGGTCCTGGTCGGCCCGGCCGTCGCGCCGATGGCTGCGCCGTCGGGCGATCAGGCAGCCCCCGCCGATGAGCCGGACGCGCCGGCTTCACCGGCCCAGCCGACCGTCGACGGCACGACGGATCGACCGGTCGCCGGCGCCGTCGGCCCCGACCACGATCCGGGCCGCCGCCTGCTGCTCGCCCGTGGCGCCGCGATCTTCGCCGGGCTCACCGCCACCGGCCTGGTCAGCTACGGCGTACGCACCGCGCTGGGGCCGCCCCGGCTGGACCGGGTGCAGATCCCGCTGGCCAAGCTGCCCCGCAGCATGGACGGCCTGCGCATCGCCACCGTCTCGGACATCCACATCGGCCCGCTGACCGGCCGGGCGCACACCGAGCGGATCGTGGCCGCGATCAATCGGCTGGACGCCGACATCGTCGCCGTGGTCGGCGACCTGGTGGACGGCACGGTCGCCGAGTTGGGCGACGACGCCGCACCGCTGCGCGGCCTGCAGGCACGCCACGGCAGCTACTTCGTCACCGGCAACCACGAGTACTACTCCGGAGTGGAGGAGTGGGTGGCCGAGGTCGACCGGCTCGGGCTGCGAGTGCTCCAGAATCGGCGACTGGAGATCGCCACCCGTGGCGGGGTCCTCGATCTGGCCGGCGTCAACGACGTCTCCGCCGTCGGCGACGGCGTCTCCGCGCCGCCGGACTACGACGCCGCGTTGGGCGACCGCGACCCGTCCCGACCGGTGGTGCTGCTGGCGCACCAGCCGGTGGCGGCGCTGGAGGCGGCCCGGTACGGAGTCGATCTGCAACTGTCCGGCCACACCCACGGCGGTCAGATCGTCCCCTTCAACCTGCTGGTCCGGCTCGAACAGCCGGTCGTCTCCGGGCTCGGTGAGGTGGACGGGACGAAGGTCTACGTGACCAACGGGGCCGGCTTCTGGGGGCCGCCGGTACGGGTCGGCGCGGAGCCTCAGGTCACCCTCGTCGAGCTTCGTTCGGCATAGCGCAGCTCACCTCCACGCGTGGCGGCGCGCGGGAGCGCGGCCGGTCGTGGCAGGATGCGGCGTGCCCCCGTTCAGCCCCGTACCCCCCGGTGGCCTTCCGCCCTTCGTCGCGGACCTGCACATCCACTCGAAGTACTCGCGGGCCTGTAGCCGTGACCTGACCCTGCCGAACCTCGGTTGGTGGGCGCGACGCAAGGGCATCGCCGTACTCGGTACCGGCGACTTCACCCATCCCGCGTGGTACGACCACCTGCGGGAGACCTTGCACCCGGCCGAGCCGGGCCTGTACCGGCTGTCGCCGGAGGCGGAGCGGGACATCGCCCGTCGGCTGCCGCCCCGGTTGGCCAGCGAGGCGGAGGGCGATCCGGTCCGCTTCATGCTCAGCGTGGAGATCTCCACCATCTACAAGCGCGACGACCGGACCCGGAAGGTCCATCACCTGATCTATCTGCCGGATCTGGACGCGGTGGGCCGGTTCAACGCCGCGCTCGGCCGGATCGGCAACCTCGGTTCGGACGGTCGACCCATCCTCGGTCTGGACTCGCGCGATCTGCTGGAGATCACGCTGGAGGCCAGCGCGGACGGGTATCTCGTGCCGGCCCACATCTGGACCCCGTGGTTCTCGGCGCTGGGCTCGAAGTCCGGCTTCGACGCGATTGCCGACTGCTACGCCGACCTGGCCGACCACATCTTCGCGGTGGAGACCGGGCTCTCCTCGGACCCGGAGATGAACTGGCGGGTGGGCAGCCTTGACCGCTACCGGCTGGTCTCCAACTCCGATGCCCATTCGCCGCCCGCGCTCGCCCGCGAGGCCACGGTCTTCGCCTCGGCTCGGGACTACTTCGGCATCCGGGAGGCGCTGCGTACCGGTGCCGGGCTGGCCGGGACTATCGAGTTCTTCCCGGAGGAGGGCAAGTACCACGCCGACGGCCACCGGCTGTGCGGGGTGAACTGGGCACCGGAGCGGACCCGGGAGGCCGGTGGGCGCTGCCCGGAGTGTGGCAAACCGCTGACGGTGGGCGTACTCAGCCGGGTCGAGGAGTTGGCCGACCGGCCCGAGGGTCACCGGCCGCAGCACGCCCCCGAGGTGACCCACCTGATTCAGCTCGCCGAGATCCTCGGCGAGATCAACAAGGTCGGTCCGCGCTCCAAGCGGGTCGAGGGGAAGCTGACCGAGTTGGTCGCCGCGCTCGGCCCCGAGCTGGAGATCCTGACGCGCGTTCCGCTGGACGAGATCGGCCGGGTCGGTGGCGAACTGCTCACCGAGGCGATCGGCCGGCTGCGTCGCGGCGAGGTCCGCCGGGTGCCGGGGTACGACGGCGAGTACGGCGTGATCACCCTGTTCGACCCGGTCGAGCTGAGCGGCGGTGCCGGCGTGTCCGCCGGGCAGGAGACGCTGTTCGACGTGCCGGTGCCCGCGCAACGACGGGCTCCGGAGACCACGACGAGGATGGGCGCTGCGACGAAGGCTGCGGCCGGTGTGAGGCGTCCGTCGGCGAAGCCCGAGCCGAAGCGCAAGCCGGTGTCCCCGCCGCCGCCGATCGCGCCGGCGCCCTCCCCGCACGAGCCGTTCGAACCGATGCTCGCCGGCATGGAGGAGGTCGGCACCGGCCTGCTCGACCGGCTCGACGCGATGCAACGGGTGGCCGCCTCGGCGCCCGGTGGCCCGCTGCTGATCGTCGCCGGTCCGGGTACCGGCAAGACGCGGACGCTCACCCACCGGATCGCCTATCTCTGCGCCGAGTTGAACGTCTTCCCCGAGCGGTGCCTGGCCATCACGTTCACCCGACGGGCCGCAGAGGAACTGCGACACCGCCTCGACGGCCTCCTCGGCCCGGTCGCCGAGGACGTCACCGTCGGCACCTTCCACTCGCTCGGGCTCACCATCCTGCGCGAGAACGCCGAGGCCGCCGGCCTGCCCGACGGCTTCCGGATCGCCGACGACGCGGAACGGGCCGCCGCGCGGAGCGATGCCGGGGACGACCCGGCCCGCTACGCCGCGCTGCTGCGCAAGCAGGGCCTGGTGGACCTGGACGAGCTGCTCACCCTGCCGGTGACGCTGCTACGGGAGGACCGGAAGCTGGTCGACAGGTACCGGCAACGGTGGCAGTGGATCTTCGTGGACGAGTACCAGGACGTCGACGCCGTGCAGTACGAGCTGCTGCGGCTGCTCAGCCCGGCCGACGGGAACCTGTGCGCGATCGGCGACCCGGACCAGGCGATCTACTCGTTCCGGGGTGCCGACGTCGGGTATTTCCTGCGCTTCTCGCAGGACTTCATCGACGCCCGCCTGGTCCGGCTCAACCGTAACTACCGGTCCTCCGCGCCGATCCTCGCCGCCGCGGTGCAGGCCATCGCGCCGTCGTCGCTGGTACGGGGTCGCCGGTTGGATCCGGCCCGGCTCGACCCGGAGGCACCGCTCGTCGGCCGGTACGCCGCGGCCTCCGTCGCCGACGAGGCCGACTTCGTGGTACGCACGGTGGACGATCTGGTCGGTGGCCTGTCCCACCGGTCGCTGGACTCCGGTCGGATCGACGGACGGTCGACCACGCTGTCCTTCTCGGACATCGCGGTGCTGTACCGCACCGACTCGCAGGCCGCGCCGATCGTGGACGCCTTGGCCCGGGCCAACGTTCCGGTGCAGAAGCGCTCGCACGACCGGCTGCGGGACCGTCCCGGGGTGGCCGCCATCGCTCGCGAGCTGCGGCACGCCCCCGGTGTCGAGGGTGCCCTGCCGGCGCGGGTGCGCCTCGCCGGCCAGGTGCTCGCGGACCGGTTCGCCGCCCCCACCCTCGACGGGTCCGGTGGGGTACGCCCGGAGGATGTCCGGACCGCCGTCGACCTGCTGACGCCGTTGGCCCGGCGCTGCGGTGACGATCTGGAGATGTTCCTGTCGCAGCTCGCCACCGGCGCCGAGGTGGACGCGCTCGACCCGCGTGCCGAGGCGGTCACGCTGCTGACCCTGCACGCCGCGAAGGGGCTGGAGTTTCCGGTGGTATTCCTGGTCGGTGCCGAGGACGGGATGCTGCCGCTGCGCTGGCCCGGTACCACGCCGGACGAGGCCGCGGTGGCCGAGGAACGACGACTCTTCTTCGTCGGGTTGACCCGTGCTCAGGACCGGCTCTACGTCAGCCATGCCGCCCGCCGGGTCCGGCACGGTTCGGAGCGGGACTGCCGCCCGTCGCCGTTCCTCGACGTGGTGGATCCGGGCCTGTTCGAGCGGCTCGGCGACAGCGAGGGACCTCGGCGACCCAAGGACCGGCAACTACGTCTCATCTGACGAGGAGGCGATCGGGTTGCCGACCGGTCGGGCAGTGTGGCACCGGTGACCTGCCGTAGGCACTACGGTGACGGTGACGGTGGCGGTGCCGGTGGTCGACCGATCACCCATCGACTTGACGGGATGGCTCAGGAGGGCGTGCGCATGGCGAACTACGGACCACCGGGCCCAGGCCCGCAGCCGTGGCACGAGCCGCATCCTGGCGAGCAGCCATGGCCCGAGCCGCAGCCCGGCCAGTGGTACGGCCAAGACCATGGGTACGGCCAGGATCACGGGTACGGCCAGGATCACGGGTACGGCCAGGACCACGGCAGTGGTCAGCGCTACGGGTCCGGCGAGTCCTACGACGCCGGGGGGCACGGCGGCGGCCCGTACGGCACGACCGGTCCGGGACACCCCCCGACGGGACCGGATACCTGGGCGCAGTCCGCCTACCAGCCCGACGCGGAGACCGGGTACGCCGGCGCACCCACACCACCGCCGCGGCGTCGGCGTGGCCGGATGCTCGTCGTGCTGGCGGCCGTGCTGGTGCTGGTGCTGGGCGGTGCGGCGGCGTTCTATGTGGTCGGGCGGGACGACCAGCCACCGAACCCGGTGGCCGCACCGACCGAGGAAGTGGCGTCCACAGCGGACCCGCAGGACGGGGAGACCCCGCCCGACGATCCGGCCGCCGCACCGTCCGCCGACCCCCGTTTCGTGCAGGCCGGGCAGTGCGTCCGCAACGACGCCGCAGCCGGCGGCAAGCCCAGGCTGCTGCTGAGTGAGTGCGCGCCGAGGTCGTACGAGGTGCTGCGGCGTTTCGACGGCAAGACCAGCGGCGAGCGTGACGCCGAGGACAAGTGCGCCACGGTCGACGGCTACACCAACTGGTACTTCTACGACAGCGAGTTGGACTCGCTCGACTTCGTGCTCTGCCTCAAGCAGCGCGGCTGACGACCTATCACCAAAACTAGTGCTGTCTAGCCTCCACGCTAGACAGCACTAGTTTTTGGTCGAGGGCAACACGCCGGTACCGCCGTCTATCCATGTCTAGCCTCTCCTCTAGACGGCCCGATACTCTGCGATACGTGGATCCGGTCCGCAACCCGTACGCGCCGGGCGCCGGCCAGCGTCCGCCCGAACTCGCCGGGCGGGGGCGCGAACTGGATGTCTTCGACATCGTGCTGGAACGCATCGCCCGGGGTCGACCGGAGCGCAGCCTGATGCTCACCGGGCTACGCGGCGTCGGCAAGACCGTCCTGCTGAACACGTTGCGCTCCCAGGCGATCAACCGGCTCTGGGGCAGCGGCAAGATCGAGGCACGACCGGATCAGTCGCTGCGCCGACCGATCGCCGCGGCGCTGCACATGGCCGTTCGGGAGTTGGCGCCGAGACACCGGGCACCGGAGCGGATCGACGCCTTCCTCGGGGTGCTCAAGGCATTCGCCCAACGGGGCGCGCCGACCGGCCGGGGTGGGGCGGCTCCGAAACTGCGCGACCGTTGGCAGCCCGGCATCGACGTACCGGCGGCCAGCGGCCGGGCCGACTCCGGTGACATCGAGATCGACCTGGTGGAGCTGCTCACCGACGCCGCCTCCGTTGCCAGCGATGTCGGCACCGGCGTCGCCGTCTTCATCGACGAGATGCAGGACCTCGGGCCGGAGGATGTCTCCGCGCTCTGCGCCGCCTGCCACGAGCTCTCGCAGCTCGGCGCGCCCCTGATCGTGGTCGGTGCCGGCCTGCCGCACCTGCCGGCGGTGCTCAGCGCGGCGAAGTCGTACTCCGAGCGGTTGTTCCGCTACCAACGCATCGACCGTCTCGACCGGATCGCCGCCGACCACGCGCTCTGCGCGCCGGCCGAGCGGGAGGACGTCGAGTACGAGGCGAAGGCCCTCGACCTGCTCTACGAGAAGTCCGGCGGGTATCCGTACTTCGTGCAGGCGTACGGGAAGGCCACCTGGGACCACGCCCCCCGGTCACCGATCACCCCGGCCGACGTACGCGTCGCCGCGCCGGAGGCCGAGGCGGAGTTGGCCGTCGGCTTCTTCGGCTCCCGCTTCGAGCGGGCCACCCCCGCCGAACGGGAGTACATGCGGGCGATGGCGAATCTCTCACTTGTGGAGACGGAGACCGACGGCGGTGGCCGGGACGACATGGACGCCGCGGTGCCGACCTCGGAGATCGCCCGCGCCCTCGGCCGCAAGCCGGCCAGCCTCTCCCCAGCCCGGGATGCGCTGATCAAGAAGGGGCTGATCTACTCCGGGGAGCGCGGCACGGTCGCCTTCACCGTCCCGCACTTCGGCCGCTACCTGCGCACCCAGCCCGCCTGACCCAGCCCGACAGCCGCCCGATCTGTGGCAGCGGAGCTGCCCTGGCGTCGGCGTGTCGAACGCCGGCACTGCCACAGATCCGGGCCAGGGGTAGGAAGGGTTGGCAGGGCGGGCAGCGGGTCGGCGGCAGACAGCGGGAAGCCCTCGGCCGGGCGGCCGGGGCTTCCCGAGGTGCCTCAGGCGGTCGGGCGGGCGGCCTTCGCCAGCTCGACGAAGCCGCGCCACGCCACTGGTCGGAAGCTGAGCGTGCCGCCGGCCCGGTCTTTGGTGTCCCGGACCAGGACCACGCCGGGAAGGTTGTCGGCGACCTCGACACAAGCGCCGCCGTTGTTGCCGCTCTTGCTGCTCTTGCGCCACTGCGCGCCGGTCATGTCCATGATGCTGCCGCTTCCCTGAGGAGTGTCAGGGACTGCGTCCGTGGCAGCGCCTCGCCACGGATGCGTTCCCACCTGCGGCCCAGGGTAGCAATGTCGGCGGACTGATCGACGATCTTCGCCTCGGTCTGGCTGTCCGCGTGCCCGAGCACGCTGCCGTCGTCCAGCTCGGCGAGGATGAAGGGCCCGCCCAGCCCGGCGTACATGCCGACCGACGCGGGCACGACATGGATCGCCGTGGTGGGCTGCGCGCCGCACGTCACCAGGTGCTCGCACTGCTCCCGCATCAGCGCCCGGTCGCCGTACGCGGACCGGCGCAGCACCAGCTCGTCCAGCACCACGACAAGCATCGGCGGGTTGTCCCGGCGCAGGATGGCCTGCCGCTGGAGGCGCGCCTCCACCAGCCGCCCGATGTCGTCGGCGGTAAGCGTCTCCCCGGCCAGCGTGGCCCGCGCGTACGCCTCGGTCTGGAGCAGCCCCGGCACCCAGGCCAACTCGAACCAGCGCAGCGCGACCGCCTCGCGCTCGATGTCGACCCACCGCCGGAACCACGCCGGCTCGCGCCGCTTGAGGACGTCCGGCCACAGTTCGGTCACCTCCCGGCCGAGCGCCTCGGCGACCCGCCTACGGGTCTGCGGGCGGGGAATGCGTCCATGGCTGGCCCACCGCGCGGCGGTCTTCGGGTCGACACCGACCCGCGCCGCGAGGGTGTCGGCGGTCTCGCCCGCCTCGGTCATTGCTGTCACGACGGCACGGTTCACTCGCACGATCCTTCCTGGACGTTCGGGGACACTCAGCATCCACTCCGATACGCGGTGTATGCGGCAGACACACGACGGAAGGGTGGAAATCAGGACGGCACGAGCCAGTGGAGACTCCCCCGAACTCGCTGGACGTGCTTGTCGGGGCCGCCCCGCCGGGCGAGCACCTCCCGGGGCGGCCCCTCCCAGATCTCCTGGTGACGAGGAGGCACGCGTGCCCGCACGACAGCCCCACCGCGATGGCCGGTGACCGGCCGGCGGGAGGACGGCACCCCGACCGTCCCGCCCGGTGTGTACCTGCTGACCCGGGCAGCATCCCCGCAGTTCCACGCGCCGATCATGGTCCGGGTGATCCGCGAGCTGACCGACCGGCACCCGCCGCACGGTTGGACGTGGCTCGACTGCTACCAGCTGGACAGGCACGGGGACGCTACCGAGAAGCGCCAACTGTTCGTGATGCCGGCCGGGATGCGCCAGGTCGACGTGCCACCGGTCCCGTACGCCTCCCGACGCTCCCCGGCGAGATCAACCCGGTGAGCCGCCCGGAGTCCCATCTCGGAACCGGCGTACGCGCTCGCTCAGGGCCGGCGGCGAAGCCGATCGGCGAGCACCCGGCTGCGGTGCAGCGCGGACCGCACCGGGACCGGCAGATGCCGCCCGGCGGCGTGGCCGGGCAACCGTTCACCGGGTGCCAGCCCCTTGCGCAGCGCTCTGGTGTGCGGGAAGGGGATCTGCGGCTGGTGCGCCTCGCGCAGCGCCTGGACGCCGCCGAGCGAGTACAGCTCCGCCACCCGGGCGATGATCCGCTCTCTGGCCTCCGGATCGGTGGTCATCAGGGTGGTCACCGGCGGCGGCAGGCCCGCAGCGGCCAGCCGGGCCTCGTATCCGGGGTCGGCCTTGCCGGGCTGGAAGATGTGTTCGAC
Proteins encoded in this region:
- a CDS encoding MoaD/ThiS family protein, giving the protein MASVTVRYFAGARAAAGRAEETTAAGRSLDELVAELAERHGGRLVSVLAVSSFLIDGVTCHDRRKPLPAGATIDVLPPFAGG
- a CDS encoding metallophosphoesterase, producing the protein MFAVLGFVTTLAVITGLIHLYLWKRLVKDTTTAGRWRRAGTVTAVVLALLVPATMVGTRAGMYWLAWPGYLWLALMFYLLVLLVVLEVPMLATRLVLRRRSALVTPEPVLVGPAVAPMAAPSGDQAAPADEPDAPASPAQPTVDGTTDRPVAGAVGPDHDPGRRLLLARGAAIFAGLTATGLVSYGVRTALGPPRLDRVQIPLAKLPRSMDGLRIATVSDIHIGPLTGRAHTERIVAAINRLDADIVAVVGDLVDGTVAELGDDAAPLRGLQARHGSYFVTGNHEYYSGVEEWVAEVDRLGLRVLQNRRLEIATRGGVLDLAGVNDVSAVGDGVSAPPDYDAALGDRDPSRPVVLLAHQPVAALEAARYGVDLQLSGHTHGGQIVPFNLLVRLEQPVVSGLGEVDGTKVYVTNGAGFWGPPVRVGAEPQVTLVELRSA
- a CDS encoding UvrD-helicase domain-containing protein — its product is MPPFSPVPPGGLPPFVADLHIHSKYSRACSRDLTLPNLGWWARRKGIAVLGTGDFTHPAWYDHLRETLHPAEPGLYRLSPEAERDIARRLPPRLASEAEGDPVRFMLSVEISTIYKRDDRTRKVHHLIYLPDLDAVGRFNAALGRIGNLGSDGRPILGLDSRDLLEITLEASADGYLVPAHIWTPWFSALGSKSGFDAIADCYADLADHIFAVETGLSSDPEMNWRVGSLDRYRLVSNSDAHSPPALAREATVFASARDYFGIREALRTGAGLAGTIEFFPEEGKYHADGHRLCGVNWAPERTREAGGRCPECGKPLTVGVLSRVEELADRPEGHRPQHAPEVTHLIQLAEILGEINKVGPRSKRVEGKLTELVAALGPELEILTRVPLDEIGRVGGELLTEAIGRLRRGEVRRVPGYDGEYGVITLFDPVELSGGAGVSAGQETLFDVPVPAQRRAPETTTRMGAATKAAAGVRRPSAKPEPKRKPVSPPPPIAPAPSPHEPFEPMLAGMEEVGTGLLDRLDAMQRVAASAPGGPLLIVAGPGTGKTRTLTHRIAYLCAELNVFPERCLAITFTRRAAEELRHRLDGLLGPVAEDVTVGTFHSLGLTILRENAEAAGLPDGFRIADDAERAAARSDAGDDPARYAALLRKQGLVDLDELLTLPVTLLREDRKLVDRYRQRWQWIFVDEYQDVDAVQYELLRLLSPADGNLCAIGDPDQAIYSFRGADVGYFLRFSQDFIDARLVRLNRNYRSSAPILAAAVQAIAPSSLVRGRRLDPARLDPEAPLVGRYAAASVADEADFVVRTVDDLVGGLSHRSLDSGRIDGRSTTLSFSDIAVLYRTDSQAAPIVDALARANVPVQKRSHDRLRDRPGVAAIARELRHAPGVEGALPARVRLAGQVLADRFAAPTLDGSGGVRPEDVRTAVDLLTPLARRCGDDLEMFLSQLATGAEVDALDPRAEAVTLLTLHAAKGLEFPVVFLVGAEDGMLPLRWPGTTPDEAAVAEERRLFFVGLTRAQDRLYVSHAARRVRHGSERDCRPSPFLDVVDPGLFERLGDSEGPRRPKDRQLRLI
- a CDS encoding flagellar basal body protein FliL; this translates as MANYGPPGPGPQPWHEPHPGEQPWPEPQPGQWYGQDHGYGQDHGYGQDHGYGQDHGSGQRYGSGESYDAGGHGGGPYGTTGPGHPPTGPDTWAQSAYQPDAETGYAGAPTPPPRRRRGRMLVVLAAVLVLVLGGAAAFYVVGRDDQPPNPVAAPTEEVASTADPQDGETPPDDPAAAPSADPRFVQAGQCVRNDAAAGGKPRLLLSECAPRSYEVLRRFDGKTSGERDAEDKCATVDGYTNWYFYDSELDSLDFVLCLKQRG
- a CDS encoding ATP-binding protein; this translates as MDPVRNPYAPGAGQRPPELAGRGRELDVFDIVLERIARGRPERSLMLTGLRGVGKTVLLNTLRSQAINRLWGSGKIEARPDQSLRRPIAAALHMAVRELAPRHRAPERIDAFLGVLKAFAQRGAPTGRGGAAPKLRDRWQPGIDVPAASGRADSGDIEIDLVELLTDAASVASDVGTGVAVFIDEMQDLGPEDVSALCAACHELSQLGAPLIVVGAGLPHLPAVLSAAKSYSERLFRYQRIDRLDRIAADHALCAPAEREDVEYEAKALDLLYEKSGGYPYFVQAYGKATWDHAPRSPITPADVRVAAPEAEAELAVGFFGSRFERATPAEREYMRAMANLSLVETETDGGGRDDMDAAVPTSEIARALGRKPASLSPARDALIKKGLIYSGERGTVAFTVPHFGRYLRTQPA
- a CDS encoding DUF397 domain-containing protein, with the protein product MDMTGAQWRKSSKSGNNGGACVEVADNLPGVVLVRDTKDRAGGTLSFRPVAWRGFVELAKAARPTA
- a CDS encoding helix-turn-helix transcriptional regulator translates to MNRAVVTAMTEAGETADTLAARVGVDPKTAARWASHGRIPRPQTRRRVAEALGREVTELWPDVLKRREPAWFRRWVDIEREAVALRWFELAWVPGLLQTEAYARATLAGETLTADDIGRLVEARLQRQAILRRDNPPMLVVVLDELVLRRSAYGDRALMREQCEHLVTCGAQPTTAIHVVPASVGMYAGLGGPFILAELDDGSVLGHADSQTEAKIVDQSADIATLGRRWERIRGEALPRTQSLTLLREAAASWT